Sequence from the Acidimicrobiia bacterium genome:
ACTCCTCGCCGGTGAGTCGGTTGTAGAACCGGCCTGCACCGTCGACGGTACGCACACCGATGTGATGCTCGGGAGGAGCAGGAGCCGTGGTGGTGGCTGCGATCGCGGCGGAGGTCACCGTCGTGGGCGCGGTGATCGTCACCGAACTCGTGATACTCGAGGTGCCTGGAGCGGTCGTGGCGGTGCCACCGCCTTCCTCACAGCCGGAGAGGCCCAGCGCCAGGGCGAGCAGAAGGGCCGCCCCGACTCTGGGCCGGCGCATCAGGCAAGGACCGCCTTCTGCTCCAGCACGATCGGCGACCGCTCTATCGAGAAGTAGTCCATCGGCGCCTCGGTGTCCCACTCGTCCGGCTCCACACCGGTGAGGAACCGGGCCAGCATCGACCCGACGCCGGGCGACTCCTTGAAACCGTGGCCGCTGAAGCCGTTGGCCACGATGAAGCCATCCAGGGAGGTGGGCCCGATCACGGGGTGCACGTCCTCGAAGTTCATGGTGTACATGCCGGCCACCCCGGTGATCTGGCCCCGGTAGGGCAGGGAGGGGATGCGGTGGTGCAGGGCGTGGATCTTCACGTCGCGGAAGGCGGCGTCGATGTTCCCGTTGAAGACATCCGGGTCGGCGACGAGCTCCTGCTCGTCCTCCTCGCGGATCGAGCCGACCAGGATCTGCTGGCCGCTCGCCTCGGGACGGAAGTAAATGCCGCCCGAAGAGTCCGCCACCACGGGCAGCGGCCCGGGAACCACGTCGCGCGGCCACTCCCGATAGATCACCTGAGCCCGGATCGGGGCGATGGTCCACCCGTTCGTCTTGTAGTCGAACCCGGCAAGACCGGCGAGACGCGGCGCCCACGGCCCGGCAGCGTTGACCAGGACGGGGGCGTCTATCCGCGTGCCGTCGGCCAGATCGACACCCTTGATCGCACCGCCCGAAGAACGCACGCCGGTCACCTGGGCCCTGAACCGGACGTCGACGCCGTTGC
This genomic interval carries:
- a CDS encoding FAD-dependent oxidoreductase; the encoded protein is MSRQTADIVIVGAGIIGLSVAHQISRRHDARIVVLEKALNVAEGSTGASCAILRQRYTHPEAITVARDGLRAHRNWSAYTGLVEPRARFHHSGVLWMMGESAAAIEQGRAKMAGLGIGVEVLDAAGVRERFPALSACNRPFDLTFETEHECQDHDAFLFETESGFFDPVSAAQDLLEAVRGNGVDVRFRAQVTGVRSSGGAIKGVDLADGTRIDAPVLVNAAGPWAPRLAGLAGFDYKTNGWTIAPIRAQVIYREWPRDVVPGPLPVVADSSGGIYFRPEASGQQILVGSIREEDEQELVADPDVFNGNIDAAFRDVKIHALHHRIPSLPYRGQITGVAGMYTMNFEDVHPVIGPTSLDGFIVANGFSGHGFKESPGVGSMLARFLTGVEPDEWDTEAPMDYFSIERSPIVLEQKAVLA